A genomic window from Klebsiella quasipneumoniae subsp. quasipneumoniae includes:
- a CDS encoding DUF1198 family protein — translation MIWIGLATLVVVFVVGFRVLTSDSRRAIRRLSERLGITPVPLESMIDQLGKTAGNEYLRYLERPNEAHLQNAAQVLLIWQVAIVDASEKNLHYWYRLMQKARLAAPITDAQIRLAQGFLRELDPDVSDLHNLQQRYNDLFLPEDGVHWLH, via the coding sequence ATGATCTGGATAGGACTGGCCACCCTGGTAGTGGTGTTTGTTGTGGGATTTCGGGTGCTTACCTCTGATTCACGCCGCGCGATCCGCCGCCTGAGCGAACGCCTTGGCATTACGCCCGTCCCGCTGGAATCGATGATCGATCAGCTGGGTAAAACCGCCGGCAATGAGTATTTGCGTTACCTGGAACGGCCGAATGAAGCGCATCTGCAGAATGCCGCGCAGGTGCTGCTGATCTGGCAGGTTGCGATTGTCGACGCCAGCGAAAAAAACCTGCATTACTGGTATCGCCTGATGCAAAAAGCGCGTTTAGCGGCGCCGATCACCGACGCGCAAATCCGCCTTGCGCAAGGGTTTCTGCGCGAGCTGGATCCGGATGTGAGCGATTTGCATAACCTTCAGCAGCGCTATAACGACCTGTTTCTCCCGGAAGACGGCGTGCACTGGTTGCACTGA
- a CDS encoding helix-turn-helix domain-containing protein: protein MTAKNKYKSPAFEAIHSAASGLFSVGAIPQETMRHFDESCLGSVAALQPIEIKALREQLNVSQPVFARYLNTSVSTVQKWETGAKRPSGTSLKLLSVVQKHGLKILL from the coding sequence ATGACAGCAAAAAATAAATACAAAAGCCCGGCTTTCGAAGCGATCCATAGCGCTGCGTCGGGGCTATTCAGCGTTGGCGCAATCCCACAGGAAACAATGCGCCATTTTGATGAATCATGTCTCGGTAGCGTAGCCGCACTTCAACCCATTGAAATTAAAGCGCTACGTGAACAACTCAATGTTAGCCAACCCGTGTTCGCTCGTTATCTGAATACCAGTGTGTCTACCGTGCAAAAATGGGAGACTGGCGCTAAACGACCGAGCGGAACGTCATTAAAATTGCTTAGCGTCGTACAAAAACACGGCCTGAAAATCCTACTGTAG
- a CDS encoding type II toxin-antitoxin system RelE/ParE family toxin, which translates to MRIFKTKWFAREASSHGITDDELYQAIQSALQGKVVDLGGGVYKKRLNKNRDRAIILTKSAGYWFYTFLYAKQDMANINHRELMGFRELAKHYANLSEEKTTALVKSKELVEICDDSKK; encoded by the coding sequence ATGCGCATCTTTAAAACCAAATGGTTCGCCAGAGAGGCTAGCTCTCATGGCATTACCGACGACGAGCTCTATCAGGCAATTCAATCTGCGCTTCAGGGCAAAGTGGTTGATTTAGGAGGAGGGGTTTATAAAAAGCGACTCAACAAGAATCGCGATCGCGCAATCATCCTTACCAAAAGCGCAGGGTATTGGTTTTATACCTTTCTATATGCCAAACAGGATATGGCCAATATCAACCATCGCGAATTAATGGGGTTTCGTGAGTTAGCAAAACACTATGCCAATCTCTCTGAAGAGAAAACGACGGCCTTAGTTAAAAGTAAAGAATTGGTGGAGATTTGCGATGACAGCAAAAAATAA
- the nepI gene encoding purine ribonucleoside efflux pump NepI, with amino-acid sequence MSHSNEAKTHARELARPNWSAVFAVAFCVACLITVEFLPVSLLTPMALDLGISEGMAGQSVTTTAFVAMFSSLFITSVIGKTDRRYVVILFSLLLTLSCLLVSFADSFTLLLLGRACLGLALGGFWAMSASLTMRLVPMRVVPKALSIIFGAVSIALVIAAPLGSFLGGLIGWRNVFNGAAVMGVLCTIWVLKALPSLPGESAAQQQKMFGLLKRPGVMAGMCAIFMAFAGQFAFFTYIRPVYMTLAGFDVDGLTLVLLSFGIASFIGTSLSSVLLKRSVKAALAIAPLVLTACAAALVLWGESKIVASTVAIIWGFAFALIPVGWSTWITRSLSDQAEKAGSIQVAVIQLANTCGAAVGGIALDHLGLLSPLVLSGVLMLFTGLLVAAKVKVNSPA; translated from the coding sequence ATGAGTCATTCAAATGAAGCCAAAACCCACGCACGCGAGCTCGCGCGACCAAACTGGTCGGCAGTTTTCGCGGTTGCTTTCTGCGTCGCCTGCCTGATTACCGTCGAATTTCTACCGGTCAGTCTGCTGACGCCGATGGCGCTGGATTTAGGCATCTCCGAAGGGATGGCCGGGCAGTCGGTGACGACGACGGCATTCGTCGCGATGTTTTCCAGCCTGTTTATCACCTCCGTCATTGGCAAAACCGATCGCCGCTACGTGGTGATCCTCTTTTCGCTGCTGCTGACCCTTTCCTGCCTGTTGGTGTCCTTTGCCGATAGCTTCACCCTACTGCTGCTGGGACGCGCCTGTCTGGGGCTGGCGCTCGGCGGTTTCTGGGCGATGTCAGCCTCGCTGACCATGCGTCTGGTGCCGATGCGCGTGGTGCCGAAAGCGCTGTCGATTATCTTCGGCGCGGTATCCATCGCGCTGGTGATCGCCGCCCCGTTGGGCAGTTTTCTTGGCGGGCTTATCGGCTGGCGCAACGTGTTTAACGGCGCGGCGGTGATGGGCGTGCTGTGTACGATCTGGGTGCTGAAAGCGCTGCCGTCGCTGCCGGGTGAATCGGCAGCTCAGCAGCAAAAAATGTTTGGCCTGCTGAAGCGGCCGGGGGTGATGGCCGGCATGTGCGCCATTTTCATGGCTTTTGCCGGACAGTTCGCCTTCTTTACCTATATTCGCCCGGTGTACATGACCCTCGCCGGGTTTGATGTCGATGGCCTGACGCTGGTGCTGCTGAGCTTTGGTATCGCCAGCTTCATCGGCACGTCGCTCTCCTCGGTGCTGCTCAAGCGCTCGGTGAAAGCGGCGCTGGCGATTGCGCCGCTGGTGCTGACCGCCTGCGCGGCGGCGCTGGTGCTGTGGGGGGAAAGCAAAATCGTCGCCTCGACGGTGGCGATCATCTGGGGCTTCGCGTTCGCGCTCATCCCGGTGGGATGGTCAACGTGGATCACCCGTTCCCTCTCCGATCAGGCGGAAAAAGCCGGGTCGATTCAGGTGGCGGTGATCCAGCTGGCCAACACCTGCGGGGCCGCGGTCGGCGGTATTGCGCTTGACCATTTAGGCCTGCTGTCGCCGCTGGTGTTGTCAGGGGTATTGATGCTGTTTACCGGCCTGCTGGTGGCGGCCAAAGTGAAGGTGAATTCACCCGCTTAA
- the phnX gene encoding phosphonoacetaldehyde hydrolase, which produces MNRITALILDWAGTTVDFGSFAPTQIFVEAFRQAFDIEITLEEARVPMGLGKWQHIEALGKLPSVDSRWQAKFGRAMTAADIDAIYAAFMPLQIAKVVDFSAPIAGVVDTLAALRADGLKIGSCSGYPRPVMEKLVPAAAAQGYAPDHWVATDDLAAGGRPGPWMALQNVIALGIDDVAHCVKVDDAAPGISEGLHAGMWSVGLAVSGNEFGATWEAYQAMSKEEIATRRERAAGKLYAAGAHYVVDTLADLPGVIADINARLAKGERP; this is translated from the coding sequence ATGAACCGTATCACCGCTCTCATTCTCGACTGGGCCGGCACCACCGTGGACTTCGGCTCCTTCGCGCCGACGCAAATTTTCGTCGAGGCCTTCCGCCAGGCCTTCGATATTGAGATCACCCTTGAAGAGGCCCGCGTGCCGATGGGGCTTGGCAAATGGCAGCACATTGAGGCGCTGGGCAAACTGCCGTCGGTCGACAGCCGCTGGCAGGCGAAATTTGGTCGGGCGATGACGGCCGCTGATATCGATGCGATCTACGCCGCGTTTATGCCGCTGCAAATCGCTAAGGTTGTCGATTTTTCCGCTCCGATCGCCGGCGTGGTCGACACCCTCGCCGCGCTGCGCGCCGACGGACTGAAGATCGGCTCCTGCTCGGGCTATCCGCGCCCGGTGATGGAAAAACTGGTTCCAGCCGCCGCCGCCCAGGGCTATGCCCCGGACCACTGGGTCGCCACCGATGACCTTGCCGCCGGCGGGCGTCCCGGGCCGTGGATGGCGCTGCAGAACGTGATTGCCCTGGGCATAGACGATGTGGCCCACTGCGTGAAGGTCGATGATGCCGCGCCGGGCATCAGCGAAGGGTTACATGCCGGGATGTGGAGCGTCGGCCTGGCGGTGTCGGGAAATGAATTTGGCGCCACCTGGGAGGCGTATCAGGCGATGTCGAAAGAGGAAATCGCCACCCGTCGCGAGCGGGCGGCAGGCAAGCTGTATGCCGCCGGGGCGCATTATGTGGTTGATACCCTGGCGGACCTGCCGGGGGTGATTGCGGATATCAACGCCCGGCTGGCAAAAGGCGAGCGGCCTTAA
- the phnW gene encoding 2-aminoethylphosphonate--pyruvate transaminase, translating to MTSRNYLLLTPGPLTTSRTVKEAMLFDSCTWDDDYNLGVVQTIRQQLVQLATPAAGYTAVLLQGSGSYAVEAVLGSVIGEQGKVLIVSNGAYGARMIEMAQRMGIAFHPYDCGEVARPDAAAIARILRDDPAITHIAMVHSETTTGMLNPIEEVAALAKEYGKRYIVDAMSSFGGIPLDIAALNIDYLISSANKCIQGVPGFAFVIARESELAACKGRSRSLSLDLYAQWRCMEDNHGKWRFTSPTHTVLAFAQALKELAQEGGVSARHQRYTRNQRRLVAGMRALGFRPLLDDSLHSPIITAFYSPDAPQYRFHTFYQKLKDQGFVIYPGKVSQSDCFRIGNIGEVYDADITALLAAIDNAMYWKQ from the coding sequence ATGACTTCTCGGAACTACCTGCTGCTGACCCCCGGCCCGCTAACCACCTCCCGCACGGTGAAAGAGGCGATGTTATTCGATAGCTGCACCTGGGATGATGATTACAATCTCGGCGTGGTACAGACCATTCGTCAGCAGCTGGTACAGCTGGCCACCCCGGCCGCCGGGTATACGGCGGTGCTGCTGCAGGGCAGCGGCAGCTACGCGGTCGAAGCGGTGCTCGGCAGCGTCATCGGCGAACAGGGCAAAGTGCTGATCGTCAGCAATGGCGCCTATGGCGCGCGCATGATTGAGATGGCGCAGCGGATGGGTATCGCCTTTCATCCTTACGACTGCGGCGAAGTCGCCCGCCCGGACGCCGCGGCGATCGCGCGGATCCTGCGGGATGACCCGGCGATCACCCATATCGCGATGGTGCATAGCGAAACCACCACCGGCATGCTCAACCCGATTGAAGAGGTGGCCGCGCTGGCGAAAGAGTATGGCAAACGCTATATCGTCGATGCGATGAGCAGCTTCGGCGGCATTCCGCTGGATATCGCCGCGCTGAATATTGACTACCTGATAAGCTCTGCCAACAAGTGCATTCAGGGCGTGCCGGGCTTCGCCTTCGTCATCGCCCGCGAATCGGAGCTGGCCGCCTGCAAAGGCCGCTCGCGCTCGCTGTCGCTGGATCTTTACGCCCAGTGGCGCTGTATGGAGGATAACCACGGCAAGTGGCGCTTCACCTCGCCGACCCATACCGTGCTGGCCTTCGCCCAGGCGCTGAAAGAGCTGGCCCAGGAGGGCGGCGTCAGCGCCCGCCATCAGCGCTATACCCGCAATCAGCGCCGACTGGTAGCCGGAATGCGCGCGCTCGGCTTCCGGCCGCTGCTCGACGACAGCCTGCACTCGCCGATCATTACCGCCTTTTATTCACCGGATGCGCCGCAGTATCGCTTTCACACCTTCTACCAGAAGCTGAAAGATCAGGGCTTCGTGATCTATCCCGGCAAAGTGTCGCAAAGCGATTGCTTCCGCATCGGCAACATCGGCGAAGTCTACGACGCCGACATCACCGCCCTGCTGGCGGCCATCGACAACGCCATGTACTGGAAACAATAA
- the phnR gene encoding phosphonate utilization transcriptional regulator PhnR, with product MKSPSGEMPQYLMIKAQLQARIQNGALKSGDKLPSERELCALFNTTRITVRESLAQLEASGVIYRADRRGWFVTPERLWLDPTQNTNFHKLCLEQGREPKTVLLDGRLSAVPLDVMAPLALQPFDQVYLLTRLRYADGRPVCYCENHCLPARVPELLRHDLNGSLTEIYQSQYDLIYTSMHLSFYPTSMPPQAAAALGVMEGRPALLLRRLNYDQHGRILDYDIEYWRHDSLRIEVDTH from the coding sequence ATGAAATCACCCTCTGGCGAGATGCCGCAATACCTGATGATTAAGGCGCAGCTGCAGGCGCGTATTCAAAACGGCGCCCTCAAAAGCGGCGATAAATTGCCTTCCGAGCGCGAGCTGTGCGCGTTGTTCAACACGACCCGTATCACCGTGCGCGAGAGCCTGGCGCAGCTGGAGGCCAGCGGCGTGATCTACCGCGCCGACCGCCGCGGCTGGTTTGTGACGCCGGAGCGGCTGTGGCTGGATCCGACGCAGAACACCAACTTCCACAAGCTGTGTCTCGAGCAGGGACGTGAGCCGAAAACGGTGCTGCTTGATGGCCGGTTATCCGCCGTGCCGCTGGATGTGATGGCGCCGCTGGCGCTGCAGCCCTTCGATCAGGTCTACCTGCTGACCCGCCTGCGCTATGCCGACGGGCGTCCGGTGTGCTATTGCGAAAACCACTGCCTGCCGGCCCGGGTGCCGGAGCTGCTGCGCCACGATCTCAACGGCAGTCTGACCGAGATTTATCAGAGCCAGTACGACCTGATCTATACCAGTATGCATTTGTCGTTTTATCCCACCTCCATGCCGCCGCAGGCCGCAGCGGCGTTGGGGGTGATGGAGGGGCGCCCGGCGCTGCTGTTGCGCAGGCTGAATTACGATCAGCACGGGCGTATTCTTGATTACGATATCGAATACTGGCGGCATGACAGCCTACGGATCGAAGTCGATACCCATTGA